The following are encoded together in the Pseudoalteromonas ruthenica genome:
- a CDS encoding YheV family putative zinc ribbon protein → MKQKKRFIAGASCPECQQMDTMMLYKEHDVEKVQCVQCGHIMTQPENAVQASTRQFEQVIGVFKPE, encoded by the coding sequence ATGAAACAGAAAAAGCGCTTTATCGCAGGGGCTAGCTGCCCTGAATGTCAGCAAATGGACACCATGATGCTATATAAAGAGCACGATGTAGAAAAAGTGCAGTGCGTGCAATGTGGCCATATTATGACCCAGCCCGAAAACGCCGTGCAGGCGTCCACGCGTCAGTTTGAACAAGTGATTGGCGTTTTCAAGCCGGAATAA
- a CDS encoding ATP-binding cassette domain-containing protein yields the protein MIQITDIELLRGPKCLLKNANATLFPQHKVGLVGSNGCGKSSLFALLKGELQLDAGNAKVPKEWSIASVKQETPALAITALEYVLQGNPDYYALRCQLKQAEQQGDGETQAQVHQQLELMKGYSTEAKAGELLHGLGFSNTQIDYAVSDFSGGWRMRLNLAQALIRDADLLLLDEPTNHLDLDAVYWLERFLRSYAGTLVLISHDREFLDAVVGEIWHIDQQQINAYKGNYSQFERQKAERLAQQQAQFDKQQEQIAHLEKFITRFKAKASKAKQAQSRVKALERMEKLAPAHVDSPFDFSFAEPDALPNPLIALDGAQAGYGDTTILHSIKLNLVPGSRIALLGRNGAGKSTLIKLLAQELAPQAGDVFFHQGLKVGYFAQHQLEALDLQASPVTHLQRLNPQASEQSLRDFLGGFAFIGDKALDPVAPFSGGEKARLVLAMLVYQKPNLLLLDEPTNHLDLEMRHALVMALQSFDGAMVTVSHDRHLLKNTADEFYLVDSGEVRQFGYDLDAYYQWLTKANQEQKQTQVEPDKANSSANRKEQKRKEAEFRKHVQPLKKAIDKLEKQLDTLAPKLADIESQLSDNSVYEEQHKERLKQLLAQQSDYAQQQEAAEEQLLEHMDELEQQEQAFYESN from the coding sequence ATGATTCAGATTACCGATATCGAGCTTTTACGCGGCCCTAAATGCTTGTTAAAAAATGCCAATGCCACCTTGTTCCCGCAGCATAAAGTGGGCCTAGTGGGCAGCAACGGGTGCGGTAAATCAAGCCTGTTTGCCCTACTCAAAGGTGAGCTACAACTCGATGCAGGCAACGCTAAGGTGCCAAAAGAGTGGTCTATAGCCTCGGTAAAGCAGGAAACGCCTGCATTGGCGATCACTGCCTTGGAATACGTGCTACAAGGTAATCCGGATTACTACGCGTTGCGTTGTCAGCTTAAACAAGCAGAGCAACAAGGCGATGGCGAGACACAAGCTCAAGTGCACCAACAGCTTGAGCTGATGAAGGGCTATAGTACTGAGGCCAAAGCTGGCGAATTGCTGCATGGCCTCGGCTTTTCCAATACCCAAATAGACTATGCGGTCAGTGACTTCTCTGGTGGTTGGCGTATGCGCTTGAATTTGGCGCAAGCGTTGATCCGTGATGCCGATTTATTGTTGCTGGATGAACCTACTAACCACCTAGACTTAGACGCTGTATATTGGCTCGAACGATTTTTACGCAGCTATGCCGGGACCTTGGTTCTGATTTCTCACGACAGGGAGTTCTTAGATGCAGTAGTCGGTGAAATTTGGCATATCGATCAGCAGCAAATTAATGCTTATAAAGGTAACTACTCTCAATTTGAGCGACAAAAAGCCGAGCGTTTAGCGCAACAACAAGCGCAATTCGACAAGCAACAAGAGCAAATTGCTCACTTGGAAAAGTTTATTACCCGCTTTAAAGCGAAAGCCAGCAAGGCCAAACAGGCGCAAAGCCGCGTGAAAGCCCTGGAGCGCATGGAAAAACTGGCGCCTGCGCATGTCGACTCGCCGTTTGATTTTAGCTTCGCAGAGCCGGATGCCCTGCCCAACCCCTTGATTGCCCTCGATGGCGCCCAGGCCGGCTATGGTGACACCACCATTTTACACAGTATTAAGCTAAACCTAGTCCCGGGCAGCCGCATTGCCCTACTCGGGCGCAATGGCGCAGGTAAATCGACATTAATTAAGCTACTAGCCCAAGAGTTGGCCCCGCAAGCGGGTGATGTATTTTTCCACCAAGGCCTCAAAGTGGGTTACTTTGCTCAGCACCAGCTTGAAGCGCTTGATTTACAAGCAAGCCCGGTAACTCATTTACAGCGCCTAAACCCGCAGGCCAGCGAGCAATCGCTACGCGACTTTTTGGGTGGCTTTGCCTTTATCGGCGATAAAGCCTTAGACCCTGTAGCGCCGTTTTCAGGCGGTGAAAAAGCACGTTTGGTATTGGCCATGTTAGTGTATCAAAAGCCCAACTTACTGCTGCTGGATGAGCCCACTAACCACCTTGACTTAGAGATGCGCCATGCCCTCGTGATGGCGCTACAAAGCTTTGACGGCGCCATGGTCACCGTGTCCCACGATCGCCACCTACTGAAAAATACCGCCGATGAGTTTTACTTGGTTGATAGTGGCGAAGTTCGCCAGTTTGGCTATGACTTAGATGCTTACTACCAGTGGCTAACGAAGGCTAACCAAGAGCAAAAGCAGACTCAGGTTGAGCCCGATAAAGCCAACTCCAGCGCCAACAGAAAAGAGCAAAAGCGCAAAGAAGCAGAGTTTCGCAAACATGTGCAACCGCTAAAAAAAGCCATCGACAAGCTGGAAAAACAGCTCGATACACTCGCGCCCAAGCTGGCCGATATTGAAAGTCAGCTCAGCGACAATAGTGTTTACGAGGAGCAGCATAAAGAGAGACTAAAACAATTATTGGCTCAGCAGAGCGATTATGCTCAGCAGCAGGAGGCTGCCGAAGAACAACTGCTCGAGCATATGGATGAACTTGAGCAACAGGAGCAGGCCTTTTATGAAAGCAATTGA
- a CDS encoding SlyX family protein — translation MNQLETRIENLEAKVAFQDETIDVLNDEIKAHQQQLAKMRRQMELLGEKLREVQSNSGGTQELEPPPPHY, via the coding sequence ATGAACCAATTAGAAACACGTATAGAGAACCTTGAAGCCAAGGTAGCGTTTCAAGACGAAACGATTGATGTGCTCAATGATGAAATCAAGGCCCACCAGCAGCAACTCGCTAAAATGCGCCGACAAATGGAATTGCTGGGTGAGAAGCTAAGAGAAGTGCAAAGTAACTCCGGTGGCACGCAAGAACTTGAGCCACCGCCGCCGCATTATTAA
- a CDS encoding hydrolase has protein sequence MSTHFTPAWWMPGRHLQTILPRYFRPGFKVAYHREVITTEDDDFLDLAWAQPAQPDKPLVIILHGLEGNIDSFYAKGMMKALQQSGLDAVLMHFRNCSGEVNRQPRAYHSGETEDLGFLIRTLQQRFGQRPLAAVGFSLGGNVLAKYLGEQGEKSGLSAAAVVSAPHDLSSSCQVIRKSLGKIYQHYLLGRMKKSMARKLPQLQDTLALNEQQLRNINDLWDFDNQVTAPLHGFTDAEDYYLKSSAKPYLKRIATPTLIIHAEDDPMLAPEAVPRPEDVSHAVDLRVSKRGGHVGFISNKGLFGVEFWLEKAVPEFFAKHLGQS, from the coding sequence GTGAGCACACATTTTACTCCTGCTTGGTGGATGCCAGGCCGTCACTTACAAACTATCTTACCGCGCTATTTTCGTCCCGGCTTTAAAGTGGCTTATCACCGCGAAGTGATCACCACCGAAGACGATGACTTCCTCGATCTTGCTTGGGCACAGCCCGCACAACCCGATAAGCCGTTGGTGATTATTTTGCATGGCTTGGAAGGCAATATAGATAGTTTTTATGCTAAAGGCATGATGAAGGCATTGCAGCAATCAGGACTTGATGCCGTATTAATGCATTTTCGTAATTGCTCTGGCGAAGTGAACCGCCAACCTCGCGCTTATCATAGTGGTGAAACCGAGGATCTGGGATTTTTAATTCGCACTTTGCAGCAGCGCTTTGGCCAACGCCCCTTAGCGGCCGTGGGCTTTTCGTTAGGGGGAAATGTACTGGCCAAATACCTGGGTGAGCAAGGTGAAAAAAGTGGTCTCAGCGCTGCGGCAGTGGTCAGCGCTCCCCATGACTTATCCAGTTCATGTCAGGTGATTCGTAAGAGTCTAGGAAAGATTTATCAGCACTACCTACTCGGTAGAATGAAAAAGTCCATGGCGCGTAAACTTCCCCAGCTGCAAGACACGCTGGCACTCAATGAACAACAGTTACGCAATATTAATGACCTATGGGATTTTGATAATCAAGTGACGGCGCCACTGCATGGCTTTACCGATGCTGAGGACTATTACCTAAAGAGCAGTGCCAAGCCCTATTTAAAACGCATAGCCACCCCCACACTAATTATCCATGCAGAGGATGACCCGATGCTGGCACCCGAAGCCGTGCCACGCCCTGAGGATGTGTCACATGCCGTCGACTTACGCGTATCCAAGCGCGGAGGGCATGTTGGCTTTATTAGCAATAAAGGCCTATTTGGGGTGGAGTTTTGGCTCGAGAAAGCCGTCCCTGAGTTTTTTGCCAAACACCTAGGACAATCATGA
- a CDS encoding TIGR02444 family protein — protein MKAIDAADFWQFSLSVYDNEQVQKTLLNWQNDYGLNVNLCLFLAYLDYQHVALQAEQLDSLIASIGDFNEHALQPLRDIRGYLKRNQSSVVNYNNIRTQILDLELAMEKLQQHQLVSACNTLTLRHNPQAFNLALYLPNALLPLKADLDQALHQSPA, from the coding sequence ATGAAAGCAATTGATGCCGCCGATTTTTGGCAATTCAGCCTAAGTGTGTATGACAATGAGCAAGTACAAAAAACCTTGCTTAATTGGCAAAATGATTATGGTCTGAACGTCAATCTGTGTTTATTTTTGGCTTACCTAGATTATCAACATGTGGCACTTCAAGCAGAGCAGTTAGACTCCTTGATAGCCAGCATTGGCGATTTTAATGAGCATGCACTGCAACCACTGCGTGATATTCGCGGTTACCTCAAACGCAACCAAAGCAGTGTTGTGAACTACAATAATATTCGCACACAGATACTGGACTTAGAGCTGGCCATGGAAAAGCTGCAGCAGCATCAACTTGTGAGCGCCTGCAACACCTTAACTCTGCGCCATAATCCCCAGGCTTTTAACCTCGCATTGTATTTACCTAATGCGTTATTGCCATTAAAAGCTGATCTGGATCAAGCTCTACACCAAAGCCCTGCTTAA
- a CDS encoding WD40 repeat domain-containing protein, which translates to MLIIRSLSIVICLALLIACQPQHSDAIKQYQHASAGAFDAAISADGQYSLVSTIEHGVAVWDNQANALKFQWYLKEDEQNLVIALAIADDNSTAVTATKTEFAVWDIQSGENLGFYSIKASHIRDIAIANQGRYVLYGRADGVAVHVDLQTGRRIEFLGHQEKINAVALSPNGRYALSGANDYAAYLWDTRSGQVVYRFNHASRVTQVALDPQGRFAFSAGSKRQASIWDLRTGAQHSQLQYIARQKIFSAVRFSNDGQWLATGSPSRELALWDTHSGKRVLDYQVAARANSQPKSAVVFAVAFTNNNQLLTESSSGLSEYFNIKGMP; encoded by the coding sequence ATGTTAATAATTCGCTCACTCTCCATTGTTATCTGCTTAGCGCTCTTAATTGCTTGCCAGCCACAACATTCGGATGCCATAAAGCAGTATCAACATGCCAGCGCAGGGGCTTTTGATGCCGCCATTTCTGCCGATGGCCAATACAGCTTGGTCTCCACCATAGAACATGGTGTCGCAGTCTGGGACAATCAAGCCAATGCGTTAAAATTTCAATGGTACCTTAAAGAAGATGAACAGAATCTTGTTATCGCATTAGCTATTGCCGACGACAATAGCACCGCTGTCACGGCAACTAAAACAGAGTTTGCAGTGTGGGATATACAAAGCGGTGAGAACCTTGGCTTTTATAGCATTAAGGCGTCTCACATTCGTGACATCGCCATAGCAAATCAAGGCCGTTATGTGCTTTATGGTCGTGCTGATGGGGTCGCTGTGCATGTAGATTTACAAACCGGGCGGCGCATTGAGTTTTTAGGCCATCAAGAGAAAATTAACGCCGTCGCCTTATCACCTAACGGCCGCTACGCGCTAAGCGGTGCCAATGACTACGCAGCTTATCTGTGGGATACGCGAAGTGGCCAAGTGGTCTATCGCTTTAACCATGCTAGTCGCGTCACCCAAGTTGCACTCGACCCCCAAGGGCGCTTCGCTTTTAGTGCTGGGAGCAAACGCCAAGCGAGTATTTGGGATTTGCGCACAGGTGCACAACATAGCCAATTGCAGTATATTGCGCGACAAAAGATTTTCAGCGCGGTGCGCTTTTCCAATGATGGTCAATGGCTGGCTACAGGTTCGCCTAGCCGCGAGCTTGCGCTATGGGATACTCACTCGGGTAAGCGAGTATTAGACTACCAAGTGGCAGCTAGAGCAAATAGCCAGCCAAAATCTGCGGTGGTGTTTGCCGTCGCCTTTACCAACAACAATCAATTACTCACGGAGAGCTCCAGCGGCTTGAGTGAATACTTCAACATAAAGGGCATGCCATGA
- a CDS encoding YheU family protein: protein MIIPYQELSKEALTNLIEQFILREGTDYGETEVGNQTKIEQVLTQLKNGEALIVYSELHEEVNIMSAQQFKQMQAEEGDYQIDRDEF, encoded by the coding sequence ATGATTATTCCCTATCAAGAACTAAGTAAAGAAGCACTTACCAACCTTATAGAGCAGTTCATCCTGCGTGAAGGAACCGACTATGGTGAAACCGAAGTGGGCAACCAAACTAAAATTGAGCAGGTTTTGACACAACTGAAAAACGGCGAAGCACTGATTGTGTACTCTGAGCTTCATGAAGAAGTGAACATTATGAGTGCACAGCAGTTTAAGCAAATGCAGGCCGAAGAAGGGGATTACCAAATCGATCGCGATGAGTTTTAA
- the hemE gene encoding uroporphyrinogen decarboxylase, which produces MSELKNDRYLRALAKQPVDQTPVWMMRQAGRYLPEYRATRAQAGDFMSLCKNAELACEVTLQPLRRYPLDAAILFSDILTIPDAMGLGLYFETGEGPKFERPLSSYQEVANLAIPDPEDELGYVMNAVRTIRRELKGEVPLIGFSGSPWTLATYMVEGGSSKTFGKIKKMAFAEPKTLHLLLDKLADSVTSYLNAQVKAGAQSLMVFDSWGGVLSPRDYEEFSLRYMQKIVDGLIREHDGRKVPVTLFTKNGGQWIEKIAATGCDAIGLDWTIDIADAKRRVGDQVALQGNMDPSMLHASPERIRSEVETILAGFGEGTGHIFNLGHGITPDVNPEHAGAFINAVGELSRKYHK; this is translated from the coding sequence ATGAGCGAATTGAAAAATGATCGTTATCTTCGCGCCCTAGCAAAACAGCCAGTGGACCAAACTCCGGTCTGGATGATGCGTCAAGCTGGACGTTACCTCCCTGAGTATCGCGCTACACGAGCTCAAGCGGGTGACTTTATGAGCTTATGTAAGAACGCGGAACTGGCCTGTGAAGTGACTCTGCAACCACTGCGTCGGTACCCTTTAGATGCCGCCATACTCTTCAGTGATATTCTTACTATTCCTGACGCAATGGGTCTTGGGCTTTACTTCGAAACCGGAGAAGGGCCTAAGTTTGAGCGCCCATTAAGTAGCTATCAAGAAGTTGCCAATCTTGCTATTCCAGACCCTGAAGACGAGCTTGGCTATGTGATGAATGCAGTGCGTACTATTCGCCGAGAATTAAAAGGTGAGGTGCCACTGATAGGCTTTTCTGGCTCGCCTTGGACACTTGCTACTTACATGGTTGAAGGCGGTAGCAGCAAGACGTTCGGCAAAATTAAGAAAATGGCATTTGCTGAGCCTAAAACTTTACATTTGCTATTAGATAAGCTCGCAGACTCGGTTACTAGCTATTTGAATGCGCAAGTAAAGGCCGGTGCGCAATCACTCATGGTATTCGATTCTTGGGGTGGGGTGTTAAGCCCGCGTGATTACGAAGAGTTTTCTTTGCGTTACATGCAAAAGATCGTTGATGGTTTAATCAGGGAGCATGATGGTCGTAAAGTGCCTGTCACCTTGTTCACTAAAAATGGCGGCCAATGGATTGAAAAAATCGCGGCTACCGGTTGTGATGCAATCGGTTTGGATTGGACCATTGATATTGCCGATGCTAAGCGCCGAGTGGGAGACCAAGTCGCTCTGCAAGGAAATATGGACCCGTCTATGCTGCATGCTTCGCCTGAGCGCATCCGCTCAGAGGTTGAAACTATTCTTGCAGGCTTTGGCGAGGGCACAGGACATATCTTTAACCTGGGCCACGGTATTACTCCGGATGTTAACCCAGAGCACGCTGGTGCGTTTATTAATGCCGTAGGTGAGTTAAGCCGTAAATACCACAAGTAA
- a CDS encoding energy transducer TonB, translating to MGIRALGLCAALGLASFTAFADYSSATKDLKNEDYTAAFNEFKQLAQQGHAKAMYELARMYELGLGTEEDIYSAFSWYMIALDFGNDDAKDRYRKIRRLVPSRKEGKDHYKALARDFGFDVHQRVLAPVKDKSGHDARYITVKSKVEPEYGSSLSEVQSAWATVGFDANQQGQVVNHRVIASFPKDVIDDAALEAISQWQYKVPNDYSGEPQAVYDLTHTFKLEASKKSHRREYESQLAEYAQKLKALAEDGNNYAQARYAMMLESDLIEQSKDHYLDWYYRAARNGNYDAQLWMVRCFEYGTACKADKDKAFSWLELASNSGNERAQYQLATKLLDYETIHYDLDRAADILRKATHNQYLPAMIAYAKLLAFADKESIRNYEEAVKYAELARSDAPDNPVLLSVLGVAYSELGRMQQGEKYLRQAYDEAKRRNWPTQNYLELMEGRASMMANGTSLIY from the coding sequence ATGGGTATACGTGCATTAGGGCTTTGTGCCGCGCTCGGTCTTGCTAGCTTCACCGCTTTCGCTGACTACTCCAGTGCAACAAAAGATCTCAAAAATGAAGATTACACTGCTGCGTTTAACGAATTTAAACAGCTAGCACAACAAGGCCACGCTAAGGCAATGTACGAGCTGGCACGTATGTATGAACTTGGGCTCGGTACCGAGGAAGATATTTACAGTGCATTCTCGTGGTACATGATTGCTTTGGACTTTGGCAACGATGATGCCAAAGATCGCTATCGTAAGATCCGTCGTTTGGTCCCTTCGCGCAAAGAAGGCAAAGATCACTACAAAGCGCTCGCTCGTGATTTTGGTTTTGATGTTCACCAGCGCGTCTTGGCTCCAGTAAAAGATAAATCTGGACATGATGCCCGCTATATCACCGTCAAAAGCAAAGTTGAGCCGGAGTATGGAAGTAGCTTATCTGAAGTACAAAGTGCTTGGGCTACCGTGGGCTTTGACGCTAATCAACAAGGCCAGGTTGTTAACCACCGTGTTATTGCTTCATTCCCTAAAGATGTCATTGATGACGCCGCCCTAGAGGCCATTAGCCAATGGCAATATAAGGTGCCCAACGACTACAGTGGTGAACCGCAAGCCGTTTATGACCTAACCCACACCTTCAAGTTAGAAGCTTCTAAAAAGAGCCATCGTCGCGAGTATGAATCGCAGTTAGCTGAGTATGCACAAAAGCTAAAAGCACTGGCCGAAGATGGTAATAACTATGCTCAGGCTCGCTATGCCATGATGCTAGAGAGCGATCTGATTGAACAGTCAAAAGATCACTATCTAGATTGGTATTACCGTGCTGCCCGCAATGGTAACTATGACGCGCAATTGTGGATGGTGCGCTGTTTTGAGTACGGCACCGCGTGTAAAGCCGATAAAGATAAAGCCTTTTCATGGTTAGAGCTTGCAAGTAACAGTGGTAATGAGCGGGCACAGTATCAACTAGCAACTAAACTACTTGATTATGAAACCATTCATTATGACTTAGATAGAGCTGCAGATATCCTCAGAAAAGCAACTCATAACCAGTATTTACCAGCCATGATCGCATACGCAAAGTTGCTCGCTTTCGCAGACAAAGAGTCAATTCGTAATTACGAAGAAGCGGTAAAATATGCCGAGCTAGCGCGCTCAGATGCGCCTGACAACCCAGTGTTACTGTCAGTACTGGGAGTGGCTTATAGCGAGCTGGGTCGCATGCAACAGGGCGAAAAGTACCTGCGCCAAGCCTATGACGAAGCTAAACGTCGTAATTGGCCAACACAAAACTACTTAGAGCTGATGGAAGGCCGCGCATCCATGATGGCCAATGGCACCAGCTTAATATATTAA
- the fkpA gene encoding FKBP-type peptidyl-prolyl cis-trans isomerase, whose amino-acid sequence MKKTIKLSLVAASVLALTACNQEAAKPEVKEVKLETEAQQQSYGIGASVGNFLNKDLADKKELGIELDQELMLRGFKDALAGDAKIEEEKIREVLTALDESVRAKQQEQAKAAAQENLAEGEKYLAENAKKEGVEVTESGLQYEVLEQGDGEKPAETDTVKVHYKGTLLDGTEFDSSYSRNEPTTFPLNRVIPGWTEGLQLMPVGAKYKFTIPSELAYGERDLGKIPANSTLVFEVELLEIVKPKEEAAAE is encoded by the coding sequence ATGAAAAAAACAATTAAGCTATCGCTCGTTGCAGCGTCTGTACTAGCACTTACGGCGTGTAATCAAGAAGCGGCTAAGCCAGAGGTAAAAGAAGTAAAACTAGAAACCGAAGCTCAGCAGCAATCTTATGGCATTGGTGCGTCTGTTGGTAACTTCTTAAACAAAGATTTAGCCGATAAAAAAGAACTGGGTATCGAGCTTGATCAAGAGCTTATGTTACGTGGTTTTAAAGATGCACTTGCTGGTGATGCAAAAATCGAAGAAGAAAAAATCCGTGAAGTACTGACTGCACTAGACGAGTCTGTTCGCGCTAAGCAACAAGAGCAGGCGAAAGCGGCAGCACAAGAAAACCTAGCAGAGGGCGAGAAGTACCTTGCTGAAAATGCTAAAAAAGAAGGCGTTGAAGTCACTGAGTCAGGCCTGCAGTACGAAGTACTTGAGCAAGGTGATGGTGAAAAGCCTGCTGAAACAGATACTGTAAAAGTACACTATAAAGGTACTTTACTTGATGGCACTGAGTTCGACAGCTCATACTCACGTAACGAACCGACTACCTTCCCACTTAATCGTGTGATCCCAGGTTGGACTGAAGGCCTACAACTTATGCCTGTGGGTGCGAAGTACAAATTTACTATTCCGTCAGAGCTTGCTTATGGCGAGCGTGACCTTGGCAAGATCCCAGCTAACTCTACTTTAGTATTTGAAGTTGAGTTGCTCGAGATTGTTAAGCCTAAAGAAGAAGCTGCAGCAGAATAA
- the rsd gene encoding sigma D regulator — protein sequence MLSRLEKAQQKWGGSHTVIDKWLAERQELLVQHCNMAGNSHNAKHDKALPEPATIQQFCQLLMDYLSAGHFEIYDDIVKQCESRGPESLELAQSLYPQISATTDVALDFNDSYAEVKGDDLMENFDNDLSALGEALSTRFELEDELIHNLYTNHT from the coding sequence ATGTTATCGCGGTTGGAAAAAGCACAACAGAAATGGGGCGGCAGCCACACAGTTATTGATAAATGGTTAGCAGAGCGCCAGGAGCTGCTTGTGCAGCACTGCAATATGGCGGGCAATTCGCACAACGCGAAGCATGATAAAGCATTGCCCGAGCCGGCGACTATCCAGCAATTTTGTCAGTTGTTAATGGATTACTTATCTGCCGGACACTTTGAAATCTATGATGACATCGTTAAGCAATGTGAAAGTCGTGGACCAGAGAGCTTAGAGCTGGCTCAATCCCTTTACCCACAAATTTCTGCAACTACAGATGTGGCTTTAGACTTTAACGACAGCTACGCCGAGGTTAAAGGTGATGACCTGATGGAAAACTTCGACAATGACTTGTCAGCATTAGGGGAAGCACTTAGCACCCGCTTTGAATTAGAGGATGAACTAATTCACAACCTCTACACCAATCATACATAG
- a CDS encoding dipeptidase — MKLSTLGAALAIALGSTSVAAQDDYQASEKAIQLAKDNILIDTHIDVPYRIHNKWDDVSKATERGDFDYPRAIEGGLNAPFMSIYIPAHLEFEGKGKSYELANQLIDMMEALAYRAPDKFAIADSVADVEQQFKNGVMSLAMGMENGSPIEGELKNLHHFYERGVRYITLAHSQSNHISDSSYDIRRKWKGLSPFGKELVQEMNNVGMLIDVSHISDDAFYQVMDISNVPVIASHSSLRKYTPGFERNMDDDMLLALKKNGGVIQINFGSSFVTNQANTWYDRRDEAQQQAKQSGKDTTDFKAAFRKKNPFPYASLEQVLDHIDHVVELIGIEHVGIGSDYDGVGDSLPVGLKDVSTYPNLVQGLLDRGYSDADIKKILGENLLRVWRQAESYAKAH, encoded by the coding sequence ATGAAACTTTCCACCCTAGGCGCAGCGCTAGCAATCGCACTAGGCAGCACAAGTGTTGCAGCACAGGATGACTACCAGGCATCAGAAAAAGCAATTCAACTGGCAAAAGACAATATTCTTATCGATACCCATATCGATGTACCCTATCGCATTCACAATAAATGGGATGATGTCAGTAAAGCGACCGAACGCGGTGACTTTGATTACCCGCGTGCTATCGAAGGCGGCCTTAACGCGCCGTTTATGTCTATTTACATCCCCGCCCACTTAGAGTTCGAAGGTAAGGGGAAAAGCTACGAGTTAGCAAACCAACTTATTGATATGATGGAGGCGCTCGCATACCGTGCCCCAGACAAATTTGCCATTGCTGATTCAGTGGCCGATGTTGAGCAGCAGTTTAAAAATGGCGTTATGTCGCTGGCAATGGGGATGGAAAATGGCTCACCCATTGAGGGCGAGCTGAAAAATCTGCACCACTTCTATGAGCGTGGTGTGCGTTATATCACTCTTGCGCACTCGCAAAGTAACCATATTTCTGACTCAAGTTACGACATTCGCCGCAAATGGAAGGGTTTAAGCCCATTTGGTAAAGAGTTAGTACAGGAAATGAATAACGTCGGCATGCTTATTGATGTTTCGCATATTTCCGACGATGCATTTTATCAGGTCATGGATATTTCCAACGTACCCGTTATTGCCTCGCACTCATCGCTGCGTAAGTACACGCCCGGCTTTGAGCGCAATATGGACGATGACATGCTACTCGCGCTGAAGAAAAATGGCGGAGTGATCCAAATAAACTTTGGCTCTAGCTTTGTGACTAACCAAGCCAACACTTGGTACGACCGCCGTGATGAAGCGCAGCAGCAAGCCAAGCAGTCTGGTAAGGACACCACCGACTTTAAAGCCGCATTCCGTAAAAAGAACCCTTTCCCTTATGCCAGTTTAGAGCAAGTGCTGGATCACATTGATCATGTAGTGGAGCTTATTGGCATCGAACACGTCGGTATTGGCTCTGATTACGACGGTGTTGGCGATTCACTGCCGGTGGGCTTAAAAGACGTGTCGACTTACCCGAACCTAGTACAAGGGCTATTAGATCGTGGCTACAGCGACGCCGACATTAAAAAGATTTTAGGCGAGAATCTACTGCGAGTATGGCGCCAAGCCGAAAGCTACGCCAAAGCCCATTAA